Proteins encoded in a region of the Flavobacterium sp. MDT1-60 genome:
- a CDS encoding LLM class flavin-dependent oxidoreductase: MEIGINSFASGTIESAAEGAVILENLLTRIEQADQAGLSIFGIGEHHRSDFFDSAPTVILAAASARTKKIKLTSAVTILSAADPVRVFQEFATLDLISRGRAELVLGRGSFTESFPLFGFKFEDYNALFEEKLDLLIQIQNNKEVSWSGKFRAPLKNQMIYPRPFQETIPLWIGAGGTPESFVRAGKLGLPLMIAIIGGEPKRFRGLVDLYKEAGRLAGHSPEKLKVGIHCFGYVASNKSKALNDYFPGYAETFTRIGKERGWPAVTQSYFNTQVSGAGSLLVGEPQEVADKIMKISEDLEGISRFTFQMDNAGLSHKQLMRSIELIGSKLIPIINN; this comes from the coding sequence ATGGAAATAGGAATAAACAGTTTTGCATCAGGTACAATTGAAAGCGCAGCTGAAGGTGCAGTTATACTCGAAAATTTACTGACTCGAATAGAACAGGCTGATCAGGCGGGTTTATCAATCTTTGGCATTGGTGAACATCATCGCAGTGATTTTTTTGATTCAGCGCCAACGGTTATTTTAGCTGCGGCTTCCGCCAGAACTAAAAAAATAAAACTAACCAGCGCAGTAACTATTTTGAGTGCCGCCGATCCGGTCAGAGTTTTTCAGGAATTTGCAACACTTGATCTTATTTCCAGAGGGAGAGCAGAACTAGTGTTGGGACGCGGCTCGTTTACAGAATCATTTCCTTTATTTGGATTTAAATTTGAAGATTATAATGCTCTTTTTGAAGAAAAATTAGATCTTTTAATCCAAATACAAAATAATAAAGAGGTAAGCTGGTCAGGGAAATTCAGAGCACCTTTAAAAAATCAAATGATATACCCTAGACCTTTTCAAGAAACGATACCTCTGTGGATTGGCGCTGGCGGAACCCCTGAATCCTTTGTAAGAGCGGGTAAATTAGGACTGCCGCTTATGATTGCCATTATTGGAGGTGAACCAAAACGGTTTAGAGGGTTGGTTGATTTGTATAAAGAAGCAGGACGACTGGCTGGACATTCTCCTGAAAAATTAAAAGTAGGCATTCATTGTTTCGGATATGTAGCATCTAATAAAAGCAAGGCACTGAATGATTACTTTCCCGGATACGCAGAAACGTTTACCAGAATAGGTAAAGAACGAGGATGGCCAGCTGTAACACAATCTTATTTTAATACTCAGGTAAGTGGTGCTGGATCTTTGCTTGTAGGAGAACCTCAGGAGGTAGCAGACAAAATAATGAAAATTAGTGAAGATTTAGAGGGTATCTCCAGATTTACTTTTCAAATGGATAATGCCGGATTATCGCATAAACAGCTCATGAGATCAATTGAATTGATTGGAAGCAAGTTAATTCCAATAATTAATAACTAA
- a CDS encoding FMN-dependent NADH-azoreductase, which yields MKKILHVKSSPRMDISISRKLGNAIVDKIIETYPGSEVKEFDLIKNPFPHLNENLINAFYTPEESRTPEQITAVKFSDDAIAALTEADIIVIESPMFNFTITSNLKTFLDHITRANVTFQYTPTGPEGLVHGKKVYIAFSSGWIYNINAPEIPEFNIPYLDKDFNVPLLKASLAFLGLTDFTAFRADGAQLEGIKEAAIQRAFDSIVIA from the coding sequence ATGAAAAAAATATTGCACGTTAAATCAAGTCCCCGAATGGATATATCTATTAGTAGAAAATTAGGTAATGCTATCGTAGACAAAATTATTGAAACCTACCCAGGAAGTGAAGTGAAAGAATTTGACCTAATTAAGAATCCTTTTCCTCATTTGAACGAAAATCTAATAAACGCATTTTATACCCCTGAAGAAAGCCGCACACCGGAACAAATTACTGCTGTAAAATTCTCCGACGATGCCATTGCGGCATTAACAGAAGCAGACATTATTGTAATTGAGTCTCCTATGTTTAATTTTACAATTACTTCTAACTTAAAAACTTTTTTGGATCATATTACCAGAGCTAATGTCACTTTCCAATATACCCCGACAGGTCCGGAAGGTCTAGTGCATGGTAAAAAAGTATATATCGCTTTTTCATCAGGCTGGATATATAATATAAACGCTCCTGAAATTCCGGAATTCAACATACCTTATCTTGATAAAGACTTTAATGTGCCTTTGCTTAAAGCAAGTTTAGCATTTCTTGGACTAACCGATTTTACTGCTTTCCGTGCAGATGGTGCCCAACTTGAAGGTATTAAAGAGGCAGCAATCCAAAGAGCATTTGACAGCATAGTAATAGCATAA
- a CDS encoding helix-turn-helix domain-containing protein — protein MIAKEGQKVMYTEVQCLRNIAAIEDALYVVGGKWKLRIIIALVSGYVRFNEMQRTINGISARVLSNELKDLEINGLVTRVVHADLKPVIVEYVPTEYAQSLGKIISALTEWGLNHKLKITQES, from the coding sequence ATGATAGCAAAAGAAGGTCAGAAAGTGATGTACACAGAGGTACAGTGCCTGAGGAATATAGCAGCAATAGAAGATGCATTATATGTTGTAGGAGGCAAATGGAAATTGAGGATAATCATCGCACTGGTGAGCGGTTATGTAAGGTTTAATGAAATGCAGCGTACGATAAATGGAATTTCAGCAAGGGTGCTTTCGAATGAATTAAAGGATTTGGAAATAAATGGGCTGGTTACAAGGGTTGTACATGCAGATTTAAAGCCGGTAATTGTAGAATATGTTCCAACAGAATATGCGCAGAGTTTGGGGAAAATAATCTCAGCTTTAACAGAATGGGGTCTCAACCATAAACTTAAAATTACACAAGAATCATAG
- a CDS encoding DsbA family protein: MNENKTNPLMCDPESGLCEMPAGGETSKEAVIKLTSKPVKIIYYTDPICSSCWGIEPELRKLKLEYGDYFEIDYRMGGLLPDWSYNSGGISKPSDVAHHWDEASLYYEMPIDGDVWLEDPLDSSYPSCIAMKAAQIQDKEKAVVFMRILREKLFLDKKNIAKWENIAAAAALAGLDIKKLEADYAGDGKINFKKDLEYARDLGVRGFPTLIFADDSGNKLTVNGSKSYESYENALLAMHPEAKKKKAVSSDEPLELFKVYPTLSAKEYAVILDKPTQEAAAILEEQLWDGHLSAKTIKTGKLYIKK; encoded by the coding sequence ATGAACGAAAATAAAACAAACCCTTTAATGTGTGACCCTGAAAGCGGCTTATGTGAGATGCCTGCTGGTGGTGAAACTTCTAAAGAAGCAGTGATTAAACTAACCAGCAAACCTGTCAAGATTATATACTATACCGACCCCATCTGTTCTTCATGCTGGGGGATAGAGCCAGAGCTTAGGAAGCTAAAACTCGAATATGGTGATTATTTTGAAATTGATTACAGAATGGGCGGACTTCTGCCAGACTGGAGCTATAACAGCGGAGGTATTAGCAAGCCTTCAGATGTTGCGCATCATTGGGATGAGGCAAGTTTGTATTATGAAATGCCAATTGATGGCGATGTATGGCTTGAAGATCCCTTAGATTCCTCTTATCCTTCCTGTATTGCAATGAAGGCTGCACAAATTCAGGATAAGGAAAAAGCAGTTGTCTTTATGCGAATACTGCGCGAGAAATTATTTCTTGACAAGAAGAATATTGCTAAATGGGAAAACATAGCCGCCGCAGCCGCACTGGCAGGCCTTGATATCAAAAAATTAGAAGCAGACTATGCCGGTGATGGTAAAATAAACTTTAAAAAAGATTTAGAGTATGCCAGAGATCTTGGAGTTCGCGGTTTCCCAACCTTAATTTTTGCTGATGACTCAGGGAATAAACTCACCGTTAATGGATCCAAGTCCTATGAATCTTATGAAAATGCACTATTGGCTATGCATCCCGAGGCGAAGAAAAAAAAGGCAGTATCTTCAGATGAACCCCTTGAGCTGTTTAAAGTTTATCCAACGCTCTCGGCTAAAGAATATGCTGTTATTTTGGATAAGCCAACACAGGAAGCAGCTGCAATTCTTGAAGAGCAGTTATGGGATGGACACTTGAGTGCAAAAACAATTAAAACAGGTAAACTGTATATAAAAAAGTAA
- a CDS encoding helix-turn-helix domain-containing protein produces MKKNENLDSDCPAEGMLKQLSGKWKPQIFLLALKGAVRFNGLLREINGSSKQSIATALRELEESGFLERSIISQKPLHIEYNLSPKGRSLVPVLKQLELFSGQ; encoded by the coding sequence ATGAAAAAAAATGAAAATTTAGATAGTGATTGTCCCGCAGAGGGAATGCTAAAGCAACTTTCAGGAAAGTGGAAGCCACAGATATTTCTGCTTGCGCTGAAAGGTGCGGTACGATTTAACGGGCTGTTAAGAGAAATCAATGGATCCAGCAAGCAATCCATTGCTACAGCACTTCGTGAATTAGAAGAATCAGGTTTTTTAGAGAGGAGTATTATCAGTCAAAAGCCGCTTCATATTGAATACAATTTATCGCCTAAAGGCAGATCCCTGGTTCCCGTATTAAAGCAGCTTGAATTATTTTCGGGGCAATAA
- a CDS encoding helix-turn-helix domain-containing protein: MTAIKESSTIQENKRIALQLCPVTYVMEKISGYWKPIIIYQLSTGSKRYSELRRAIPAITEKVLIQHLKQLEKDGLVIRESKPVVPPFVTYSCSESAVRLIPVIHAMVEWALEEMETSDFKKKN; the protein is encoded by the coding sequence ATGACAGCAATTAAAGAAAGCTCTACAATTCAGGAAAATAAGAGAATCGCATTACAGTTATGCCCGGTAACTTATGTTATGGAAAAGATAAGTGGTTACTGGAAGCCCATTATAATTTACCAATTATCAACGGGAAGCAAGCGGTATAGTGAATTAAGACGGGCTATACCGGCAATTACAGAAAAGGTACTAATCCAGCATTTGAAACAGCTGGAAAAAGATGGATTGGTTATCAGGGAATCCAAACCTGTAGTGCCGCCATTTGTTACTTACTCTTGCTCAGAATCAGCCGTAAGGCTGATACCTGTAATCCATGCTATGGTAGAATGGGCTCTGGAGGAAATGGAGACGTCAGATTTTAAAAAAAAGAATTAA
- a CDS encoding SDR family oxidoreductase — MRITILGSLGNIGKPLTELLVNGNHEVTVISSSEDRKTEIENLGAKAAIGTINDIDFLTGVFKQSDAVFTMTPPNMGGSDIIKNTTNAGGIIAKAISNSGIKRVVMLSSIGADSPVDNGPIKSLYNIEQLFNELQDVSVTILRAGYFYTNLYGNIPMIKEMGIIGGNYPGSAAIALVHPKDIAVAVANDIIKVGTQNSIQYIVSDYRTADDIAEVLGKAIEKSDLKWVEFTDEQSLQGMQQAGLPEEIAGIFTEMGLGIRTGVLQKDFLDKKSPIAGNTKLEDFAKEFALSY; from the coding sequence ATGAGAATTACGATTTTAGGCTCACTTGGAAATATTGGAAAACCATTAACTGAATTACTTGTAAATGGCAACCATGAGGTTACTGTTATTAGCAGCAGCGAGGATAGAAAAACTGAAATAGAAAACCTGGGTGCAAAAGCCGCAATTGGCACCATTAATGACATTGATTTTTTAACAGGCGTATTTAAGCAAAGTGATGCTGTTTTCACTATGACACCACCTAACATGGGAGGAAGTGACATCATTAAAAATACAACTAATGCAGGCGGAATTATTGCAAAGGCTATTTCCAATTCCGGTATCAAGCGTGTAGTTATGCTAAGCAGTATTGGAGCTGATTCACCGGTTGATAATGGTCCTATAAAAAGCTTGTATAATATAGAACAGTTATTTAATGAACTTCAAGATGTTTCGGTTACAATTTTACGTGCGGGTTATTTTTATACTAATCTATATGGAAACATACCGATGATTAAAGAAATGGGAATAATAGGAGGGAACTACCCAGGCTCGGCTGCTATTGCTTTAGTTCATCCTAAAGATATCGCTGTGGCTGTGGCCAATGATATAATAAAAGTAGGTACTCAAAACAGTATACAATATATTGTCAGCGACTATCGTACTGCGGACGATATTGCGGAAGTTCTTGGAAAAGCAATAGAAAAGAGTGACTTAAAATGGGTAGAATTTACAGATGAGCAGTCTCTGCAAGGAATGCAGCAGGCAGGATTGCCAGAGGAAATTGCAGGCATATTTACAGAAATGGGACTGGGAATTAGAACTGGAGTTTTACAGAAGGATTTTTTAGATAAGAAATCACCTATTGCAGGAAATACTAAACTTGAGGATTTTGCAAAGGAATTTGCACTAAGTTATTAA
- a CDS encoding CheR family methyltransferase — translation MHISDKTLPKATRQDFPIVGIGASAGGLEAFSQFIDAIPVDSEMAYVVVQHLHPHHDSILTKLLARVAKIPINEITDDIHLAPNNIYVIPENKMLTSFDGVLKLSPRVKDTKNQAIDIFFTSLAEVHLDLAYGVLLSGNGSDGTIGLKAIKKHGGITFAQDLDATHNEMPQNAINEGVVDYVMPPAKMIEKLISLSKSKDIVSEENDPDDEAIFEEIIKILRHHSGVDFTYYKQTTVRRRIARRMALSNIVSLKDYLTLLRGDKLASEDLFNDLLIPVTEFFRDAKIFEIMREKVFPLLSGRITESNTIRIWIAGCSTGEEAYTIAIALHEFLGDNLQGKEIQIFASDISEAAIKKARIGFYRKSQMRNVSEDILSKYFTTNTNGYTIKRQIRDLCVFAVHNFLNDPPFAKMDLVTCRNVFIYMDSLLQKKSLTTFHYALKENGFLLLGKSETAVPAAELFQSFDKSGKIYIRKNVSGRFVHSGLGANEKLKTFKSVIKRKEIIKEDFSKSAESLLLANYTPASVIVNEQMDIVHINGSITEFVELSTGKPTFNLLKMAREGLAFELRNAWHKVKETGLPIKKEDIQIKSKGVISVITIELLPLKDTSEPYFLVLFYKSVVSKLETDSTKFSVDEMFENVNLKRIAQLEKELAKIHDDVNAINEDQEASNEELQSANEELLSGSEELQSLNEELETSKEELQSSNEELLQINQELLNKQQEINISKNYTEAIVATLREPIVVLDSDLRIKNINRAFAKKYSIAKEEAAGKLIYEIQNHLFDNNPMREMLEKVLKEKSQIDDYQVNLNLLPYGESIMLLNVRQVTNETSKKQLILLAIEDITERRIAEKKLQVLSDGFEAKVLERTADLLNANTELESSVKKLHVANVRLQEYAYVASHDLQEPLRKILMFISRLLDMEENISDEALIILEKISKSSVRMNTLIKDLLAYSYLNNPEKQFVKTDLNKIVENILVDFELLIEQKSIEIKQHKLPFINAVPLQMNQLFYNLISNALKFCKNDDSICKIEISSRELTLTQIKKFPTLDQKLGYCEIIIKDNGIGFDKQFENKIFTMFQRLHSNEVYTGNGIGLSIGKKIVENHNGIIFSKAKENVGAEFHVILPI, via the coding sequence ATGCATATCTCCGACAAAACTTTACCAAAGGCTACACGCCAGGATTTTCCCATTGTTGGTATTGGAGCCTCAGCTGGTGGATTAGAAGCCTTTAGCCAGTTTATTGATGCTATTCCTGTCGATTCTGAAATGGCTTATGTAGTTGTACAGCATTTGCATCCGCATCATGACAGTATACTTACCAAGCTGCTTGCGAGAGTTGCTAAAATTCCCATTAATGAAATTACAGACGATATTCATTTAGCGCCAAATAATATTTATGTTATTCCGGAAAATAAAATGCTAACCTCTTTTGATGGAGTACTAAAATTAAGTCCCCGTGTAAAAGACACCAAAAATCAGGCAATAGATATTTTTTTTACTTCATTGGCCGAAGTCCATCTTGACTTAGCCTACGGTGTTTTGCTTTCAGGAAATGGTTCTGACGGAACAATCGGATTAAAGGCCATCAAAAAACACGGAGGTATTACTTTTGCGCAGGATCTTGATGCTACTCATAATGAAATGCCACAAAACGCAATTAATGAAGGAGTTGTTGATTATGTAATGCCACCGGCAAAAATGATAGAAAAATTGATCAGTCTTTCTAAATCAAAAGATATTGTTAGTGAAGAAAATGATCCTGACGATGAAGCGATTTTTGAGGAAATTATTAAAATTTTACGCCATCACAGCGGAGTTGATTTTACCTATTATAAACAAACTACCGTGCGACGTCGTATTGCAAGAAGAATGGCATTGAGCAATATTGTAAGTCTTAAAGATTATCTTACATTGTTGCGAGGAGATAAATTAGCATCAGAAGATTTGTTTAACGATCTGCTTATACCTGTCACTGAGTTTTTTAGAGATGCCAAAATTTTTGAGATAATGAGAGAAAAAGTTTTTCCATTATTATCAGGCAGAATCACGGAAAGCAACACTATACGCATCTGGATTGCAGGCTGTTCTACCGGTGAAGAAGCTTATACAATAGCTATCGCTCTTCATGAATTTTTAGGAGATAATCTACAAGGAAAGGAAATTCAGATTTTTGCTTCGGATATTTCAGAAGCGGCTATTAAAAAAGCCAGAATTGGATTTTATAGAAAATCCCAAATGCGTAATGTTTCTGAAGATATTCTTTCCAAATATTTTACAACTAATACTAATGGCTATACTATAAAACGACAAATTAGGGATTTGTGTGTTTTCGCAGTTCATAATTTTTTAAACGATCCTCCTTTTGCCAAAATGGATTTAGTAACCTGCAGAAATGTATTTATATATATGGATTCTTTGTTGCAGAAAAAATCACTGACCACTTTTCATTACGCATTGAAAGAAAATGGTTTTTTACTTTTAGGAAAATCAGAAACCGCAGTTCCTGCTGCTGAACTTTTTCAGTCATTCGATAAATCTGGAAAAATTTATATTCGCAAGAACGTATCAGGAAGATTTGTTCATTCGGGATTAGGAGCTAATGAGAAATTAAAAACGTTCAAATCTGTTATAAAAAGAAAAGAAATTATAAAAGAAGATTTTAGTAAAAGTGCTGAATCACTTTTACTCGCCAACTATACTCCGGCCAGCGTAATTGTGAATGAGCAAATGGATATAGTTCATATAAACGGATCTATTACCGAATTTGTTGAGCTTTCGACAGGAAAACCAACCTTCAATCTACTAAAAATGGCTCGGGAAGGACTTGCTTTTGAGCTTCGCAATGCCTGGCATAAAGTCAAAGAAACTGGGTTGCCTATAAAAAAAGAAGACATACAGATTAAAAGCAAGGGAGTTATTAGTGTAATTACAATTGAATTACTGCCACTCAAGGATACTTCCGAACCTTACTTTTTAGTGTTGTTTTACAAAAGCGTTGTTAGTAAACTGGAAACTGACTCGACGAAGTTCAGCGTGGATGAGATGTTTGAAAATGTAAATTTAAAAAGGATTGCACAGCTTGAAAAAGAATTGGCAAAAATACATGATGATGTTAATGCTATCAATGAGGATCAGGAGGCGTCTAACGAGGAACTGCAGAGTGCCAATGAAGAATTATTAAGCGGGAGTGAAGAGCTGCAAAGCCTTAATGAAGAATTAGAAACATCTAAGGAAGAACTGCAGTCGAGTAATGAAGAACTTTTGCAGATTAATCAGGAACTTTTAAATAAACAGCAGGAGATTAATATTTCTAAAAATTACACTGAAGCTATTGTAGCCACACTAAGAGAACCTATAGTGGTGCTGGATTCTGATTTAAGAATTAAAAATATTAACCGTGCATTCGCAAAAAAATACAGTATTGCAAAAGAAGAGGCAGCCGGTAAACTTATTTATGAAATTCAAAATCACCTTTTTGATAATAATCCGATGCGTGAAATGCTTGAAAAGGTACTTAAAGAAAAATCACAGATTGATGATTATCAGGTAAATTTAAATCTTTTGCCTTACGGTGAAAGTATTATGCTGTTAAACGTTAGGCAGGTAACAAATGAAACCAGTAAAAAACAATTGATACTGCTCGCTATTGAAGATATTACAGAAAGAAGGATTGCTGAAAAAAAACTGCAGGTTCTTTCAGATGGTTTTGAGGCCAAGGTTTTGGAACGTACAGCAGATTTGCTAAATGCTAATACTGAACTTGAAAGCTCTGTCAAAAAACTGCATGTTGCCAATGTCAGGCTACAAGAATATGCATACGTAGCAAGTCATGATTTACAGGAACCTTTACGTAAGATATTAATGTTTATCAGCAGATTGTTAGATATGGAGGAAAATATTTCTGATGAAGCCCTGATTATATTGGAAAAAATCAGTAAATCCTCTGTAAGGATGAATACGCTGATTAAAGATTTATTAGCCTATTCGTATCTTAATAATCCTGAGAAACAATTTGTAAAAACTGATCTAAATAAGATTGTTGAAAATATCCTTGTTGATTTTGAGTTGCTAATAGAGCAGAAAAGCATTGAAATTAAACAGCATAAATTGCCTTTTATTAATGCTGTTCCCTTGCAAATGAATCAACTTTTTTACAACTTAATTAGTAATGCTCTTAAGTTTTGCAAAAATGACGATTCAATTTGCAAGATAGAAATAAGTTCACGCGAACTTACTTTAACTCAAATTAAAAAGTTTCCAACTTTGGATCAAAAATTGGGTTACTGCGAAATAATTATTAAAGATAATGGTATAGGTTTCGACAAACAATTTGAAAACAAGATCTTTACTATGTTTCAAAGACTGCACAGCAATGAAGTGTATACTGGTAACGGAATTGGGTTATCTATTGGTAAAAAAATTGTAGAAAATCACAATGGTATTATTTTTTCTAAGGCAAAAGAAAATGTTGGTGCAGAATTTCATGTAATATTACCAATATAA
- a CDS encoding response regulator — protein MHKKENIRILLTDDDADDRDFFADAVADIHLNFPIEYCENGLQLLNRLNDKELGIPDIIFLDLNMPVMSGFESLKQIRDDTKFKDIPIIAIYSTSATEDGIKNTFGLGANAYIVKPTDFNDLKKLLKKVIEMDWEEKLKHLEFESFIIRV, from the coding sequence ATGCATAAAAAAGAGAATATAAGGATTTTGCTAACTGATGATGATGCCGATGACAGGGATTTCTTTGCTGATGCAGTAGCAGATATTCATCTTAATTTTCCGATTGAATATTGTGAAAATGGTTTGCAACTTTTAAATCGTCTTAATGATAAAGAACTTGGTATTCCCGATATTATATTTTTAGATCTTAACATGCCTGTCATGTCAGGCTTTGAAAGCTTAAAACAAATTCGAGATGATACTAAATTTAAAGACATCCCCATAATAGCAATTTATTCAACATCGGCAACAGAAGATGGTATCAAGAATACTTTTGGATTAGGAGCTAATGCTTATATTGTAAAACCAACTGATTTTAATGATTTAAAGAAATTATTAAAAAAAGTTATTGAAATGGATTGGGAAGAAAAGTTAAAGCACTTGGAATTTGAATCTTTTATCATTAGGGTTTAG
- a CDS encoding amidohydrolase family protein yields the protein MIKKLLFTIVFPVLFSPLFAQTYITNVTIADVEKQKLVSNQTVVITNDLISKIQSGKIKIPANATVIDGKGKFLFPGLTDAHVHFFQNGGLYTRPDVINLRSEFPYEKEMKLAHETMEDKLRRYLQNGITNVIDVGASYSYLKQRESFKNKDFAPSIYMTGPLLTTYEPKAYENLKDEEPFSLVKNIDDGIKMVQEQLPHHPDFIKIWYIAGADGLETEASARKNLPIIKAIIEEAHKNNLKVAVHATERITAQLAVENGCDFLVHSVEDEIIKDDFVQLLKKNKTILCPTLVVYNGYENTFGQKLQMSNHELQTANPFQLGSLLDLKHLSDTLLVNKYKRRMDSEKEIARINKVNAITSENLKKLSDAGVLIATGTDAGNIGTLHASSYLNELMAMQKSGMSTWKIIEASTINGAKILNKENEFGTISVGKKANLILLDANPVDNIENLSKISRVINKGVVFNPESIIEETPIALVQRQLNAYNFRNIDAFLEPYAEDVEIYTYPDKLIEKGKAQMRKNYAAMFDKFPNLHCELIGRIVQGNIVIDKERVQFGKKIVEAVAIYHIEKNKIKKVYFVD from the coding sequence ATGATAAAAAAACTTCTTTTTACAATCGTATTTCCAGTTTTATTTTCTCCGCTTTTCGCCCAGACTTATATTACTAATGTTACGATAGCCGATGTTGAAAAACAAAAATTAGTTTCTAACCAAACCGTTGTTATTACCAATGATTTAATTTCTAAAATTCAATCCGGTAAAATAAAAATACCTGCGAATGCAACAGTAATTGATGGAAAAGGTAAATTTCTGTTTCCCGGACTGACCGATGCCCACGTACATTTTTTTCAGAATGGCGGATTGTACACACGCCCTGATGTCATTAATTTAAGAAGTGAATTTCCTTATGAAAAAGAAATGAAACTGGCGCATGAGACAATGGAAGACAAATTAAGAAGATATCTTCAAAATGGTATTACTAATGTGATCGATGTTGGTGCATCATACAGTTATTTAAAACAAAGAGAATCATTCAAAAATAAAGATTTCGCACCATCCATTTATATGACAGGTCCGTTATTGACAACTTACGAACCTAAAGCTTATGAAAATCTAAAAGATGAAGAACCATTTAGTTTAGTTAAAAATATTGATGATGGAATAAAAATGGTTCAGGAACAATTGCCACATCATCCTGATTTTATCAAAATTTGGTACATCGCCGGAGCAGATGGTTTAGAAACCGAAGCAAGTGCCCGAAAAAATTTGCCGATCATTAAAGCAATTATTGAAGAAGCACACAAAAACAATTTAAAAGTAGCGGTTCATGCTACAGAAAGAATTACGGCACAGTTAGCGGTAGAAAATGGTTGTGATTTTCTGGTACACAGTGTGGAGGATGAAATTATAAAAGATGATTTTGTTCAATTACTGAAAAAGAACAAAACGATCCTCTGTCCTACTTTGGTCGTATATAATGGCTATGAGAATACTTTCGGACAGAAACTACAAATGAGCAATCATGAATTACAAACTGCAAATCCTTTTCAATTAGGATCGCTTTTAGACCTGAAACATTTATCTGATACGTTGCTTGTCAATAAATACAAAAGGCGAATGGATTCAGAAAAAGAGATTGCAAGAATTAATAAGGTTAATGCCATAACTTCAGAAAATCTTAAAAAACTTTCAGATGCAGGGGTTTTAATTGCGACAGGAACAGATGCCGGAAACATTGGTACTTTGCATGCTTCATCTTATTTAAATGAACTTATGGCGATGCAAAAAAGCGGAATGAGTACTTGGAAAATAATTGAGGCATCTACCATTAACGGCGCTAAAATTTTAAATAAAGAAAACGAATTTGGAACGATTTCCGTTGGTAAAAAAGCAAATCTGATTTTGCTGGATGCTAATCCGGTTGATAATATTGAAAACCTTTCAAAAATATCTCGTGTAATCAATAAAGGCGTTGTTTTTAATCCCGAATCAATTATAGAAGAAACTCCAATTGCATTAGTTCAAAGACAATTAAATGCTTACAATTTCAGAAATATAGATGCTTTTTTAGAACCCTATGCCGAGGATGTTGAGATTTATACTTACCCTGACAAATTAATTGAAAAAGGCAAAGCACAAATGCGTAAAAACTACGCTGCAATGTTTGATAAGTTTCCAAATTTGCATTGTGAATTAATTGGCCGAATTGTTCAGGGCAATATCGTGATAGACAAAGAACGTGTTCAGTTTGGAAAAAAAATAGTTGAAGCTGTTGCAATCTATCATATTGAAAAAAATAAAATTAAAAAGGTTTATTTTGTTGATTAA
- a CDS encoding helix-turn-helix transcriptional regulator, producing the protein MSIIHDRIMIHARKQIAYTQLSIKEIAYDLGYQDLQSFSRFFKNKEGISPAQFREKVN; encoded by the coding sequence TTGAGTATAATTCATGACCGTATTATGATTCATGCAAGAAAACAAATTGCTTATACACAACTGTCCATAAAAGAAATTGCTTACGATCTTGGTTATCAGGATTTACAAAGCTTCAGCAGGTTTTTTAAAAATAAGGAAGGGATTTCTCCTGCTCAATTCAGAGAAAAAGTAAATTGA